The uncultured Desulfuromonas sp. genome has a segment encoding these proteins:
- a CDS encoding TonB-dependent receptor: MRRLMHDMAVCALFGAVVVFAQDSPSYAEDMADYQLEEITVTAVRVEEYISNHPQLVEVIGRREIVERNLATVEEALKTLPGVDVSQGSSGSRVSIRGSGRSSGVLVLVNGRPLNSNQYGRLDLNTVPVDQIESITVFKPPVPVWLGPGGSDGAINIVTRIPPAADKAKDPRTTCKLRAGSYGLVAGSLSRMLELFHGTAQVTVSANHRDGKRRNSDRDTASAAVDWSRQGAQGVRYALNGRYYDSEYGCAGPTDNPTPAARQRYRKGSLESRYVGMLGENGTLETALYGDFTTLRDRSQSGFVATLDEYKAGFKADTTWTAADESWEGRLGVLSEWNTIDQTLTGEHERFRNSLSGQYDSRFAALTTTIGLKGDVTNDFGIDPGFTAGIGWSVNEKVLIKITGGYTVNVPTFGQLYQTAHGSIDQTRGNADLNEERIWSYDLGIEYRPAKETLLQITFFRTDSADLISYQRGGDLIYRPVNIADAWREGVELTGKSPLGTRLSSETSLILQHSENSATGQQLPYTPKVKIKQTLRYSFPGRKTRLEASLRYEGRRYSQVENRAANAMGAFTTIDLKASRAFTLWGVTCDGYVTVENLFDRRYQAHYAYPDDGIRLIAGAQARF; the protein is encoded by the coding sequence ATGAGACGTTTGATGCATGATATGGCGGTGTGCGCATTGTTCGGGGCCGTGGTTGTGTTCGCACAGGATTCGCCGTCGTACGCCGAGGACATGGCCGACTATCAACTGGAGGAGATCACCGTCACTGCGGTCCGGGTCGAGGAGTATATCAGCAACCATCCGCAATTGGTGGAGGTGATCGGGCGGCGGGAGATCGTCGAACGCAATCTGGCGACGGTTGAGGAGGCGCTGAAGACTCTGCCGGGAGTGGATGTCTCCCAGGGCAGCAGCGGCAGCCGCGTCTCCATTCGCGGTTCCGGACGTTCTTCGGGCGTGCTGGTGCTGGTCAACGGGCGGCCCCTCAACAGCAACCAGTACGGTCGTCTCGACCTGAACACGGTGCCGGTGGATCAGATCGAATCAATCACGGTGTTCAAGCCGCCGGTTCCAGTCTGGCTTGGTCCCGGCGGCAGCGATGGCGCCATCAACATCGTGACGCGCATTCCGCCTGCGGCGGATAAGGCAAAAGATCCGCGCACCACGTGCAAACTGAGAGCAGGCTCCTACGGATTGGTGGCGGGCAGTCTGAGCCGCATGCTGGAGCTTTTTCACGGGACAGCCCAAGTGACGGTCTCCGCCAACCACCGTGACGGCAAACGGCGCAACAGTGACCGGGACACGGCATCGGCGGCGGTCGACTGGAGTCGCCAGGGGGCACAGGGCGTTCGTTATGCTCTGAATGGCCGTTACTACGATTCCGAATACGGTTGCGCGGGCCCCACCGACAATCCAACTCCGGCCGCCCGGCAGCGCTATCGCAAAGGATCGCTGGAGAGCCGCTATGTTGGCATGCTGGGAGAAAACGGCACCTTGGAAACCGCTCTGTACGGCGATTTTACCACCCTGCGTGACCGTTCACAGTCCGGATTCGTTGCCACGCTGGACGAGTACAAGGCCGGATTTAAGGCGGACACGACCTGGACGGCGGCAGACGAATCCTGGGAGGGGCGGCTTGGTGTCCTATCGGAGTGGAACACCATCGATCAGACTCTGACCGGAGAGCACGAACGGTTTCGCAACAGTTTGAGTGGCCAGTATGACAGCCGTTTTGCGGCACTGACCACGACCATTGGCCTCAAGGGGGATGTCACCAACGACTTCGGAATTGACCCTGGATTCACCGCCGGTATCGGTTGGAGCGTGAATGAAAAGGTGCTGATCAAGATCACGGGCGGCTATACGGTCAACGTCCCCACCTTCGGCCAACTCTATCAGACGGCTCACGGTTCCATCGACCAGACCCGGGGGAACGCGGATCTGAACGAAGAACGGATCTGGTCCTATGACCTCGGTATTGAATATCGTCCGGCCAAGGAGACTCTATTGCAGATCACTTTTTTTCGCACGGACAGCGCCGATCTGATCAGCTACCAGCGGGGAGGCGATCTGATCTATCGCCCGGTGAACATTGCCGACGCCTGGCGTGAGGGGGTCGAGCTGACCGGAAAGTCGCCTCTGGGCACGCGATTGTCTTCAGAAACCAGTTTAATCCTGCAACATTCCGAAAATAGTGCCACCGGGCAGCAGCTGCCCTACACCCCGAAGGTGAAGATCAAGCAGACGCTGCGCTACAGCTTTCCGGGGCGGAAAACCCGCCTCGAAGCAAGTCTGCGCTATGAAGGGCGACGCTACAGCCAGGTGGAGAACCGGGCGGCCAATGCGATGGGGGCTTTCACGACAATCGATCTGAAAGCAAGCCGCGCGTTCACCTTGTGGGGCGTAACCTGTGACGGATACGTGACGGTAGAGAACCTTTTTGATCGTCGTTATCAGGCGCATTACGCTTATCCGGATGACGGCATCCGTCTTATCGCCGGGGCGCAGGCACGATTTTGA
- a CDS encoding short-chain fatty acyl-CoA regulator family protein has translation MEKIFMGVRLRRLREERGLTQAALAGALELSPSYLNQIERNQRPLTVAVLLKLNAVFGVDVQLFSEEAEARLITELRELFSDEAQESVSLAEIRELATNMPAVARTLLRQAQTQRQANEREEALAVRLGLDRSEISVGKRMPFEEVRDFFYARRNHIAELDELAERLAEAWQLRPGHTVEGLENRLARAHGIRTVRSTVDNADNEFQRHFDSARRVLTLSAQLENGQAAFQLATQLAFLEAGELIDTLTTEALPTSDEARRLTRIGLANYFAGALILPYRHFLHQAERLHYDAELLGRLFGVGFETICHRLSTLQRPGASGVPFFFVRVDRAGNISKRQSATDFHFSRSGGTCPLWNIYEAFAQPGKILTQLSAMPDGRRYFWIARTVSHHYGGFGAAGKIYSVGLGCDLRHAERLVYSRGLDLKDPGGFTPIGTNCKLCPRTDCLQRAFPQVGTSLPVDENQRGFSPYTT, from the coding sequence ATGGAAAAAATCTTTATGGGCGTACGCCTGCGGCGTCTGCGCGAGGAGCGCGGCCTGACCCAGGCGGCTCTGGCAGGCGCGCTGGAATTATCGCCGAGCTATCTGAACCAGATCGAACGCAACCAGCGGCCCTTGACCGTCGCGGTGCTGCTTAAACTCAACGCCGTGTTCGGCGTCGATGTCCAATTGTTTTCCGAAGAGGCCGAGGCGCGTTTGATCACTGAACTGCGCGAACTGTTCAGCGATGAGGCGCAAGAGAGCGTCTCGCTGGCCGAAATCCGGGAATTGGCCACCAATATGCCGGCCGTGGCACGAACACTGCTGCGGCAAGCTCAGACTCAACGTCAGGCCAACGAGCGTGAGGAAGCTCTGGCCGTCCGCCTCGGCCTCGATCGCAGTGAAATCAGCGTCGGTAAACGGATGCCGTTTGAGGAGGTCCGCGATTTTTTCTATGCCCGCCGCAACCACATCGCCGAACTCGATGAACTGGCCGAGAGGCTGGCCGAAGCGTGGCAACTGCGGCCCGGCCACACCGTCGAGGGGCTGGAAAATCGCCTGGCCCGAGCTCACGGCATCCGCACCGTACGCAGCACGGTGGACAACGCCGACAATGAATTCCAGCGCCATTTCGACAGCGCCCGGCGCGTCCTGACGCTGTCTGCCCAACTGGAAAACGGTCAGGCGGCGTTTCAACTGGCCACCCAGCTCGCCTTTCTCGAAGCGGGCGAGCTGATTGACACCCTGACCACCGAGGCGCTGCCGACGAGCGACGAAGCCCGCCGCCTCACCCGCATCGGCCTGGCCAATTATTTTGCCGGCGCCCTGATTCTGCCCTACCGCCACTTTTTACACCAGGCGGAACGGCTCCACTATGACGCCGAACTGCTCGGACGGCTCTTCGGCGTCGGTTTCGAGACCATCTGCCACCGCCTCTCCACCCTGCAACGCCCCGGGGCAAGCGGCGTACCGTTCTTTTTCGTTCGTGTCGACCGCGCCGGCAACATCTCCAAACGCCAGTCCGCAACGGATTTTCACTTTTCCCGCAGCGGCGGCACCTGCCCGCTGTGGAATATTTACGAAGCCTTTGCCCAGCCGGGCAAAATCCTCACCCAGCTTTCCGCCATGCCGGACGGTCGCCGTTATTTCTGGATTGCCAGGACGGTGTCGCATCATTACGGCGGCTTCGGCGCAGCGGGCAAGATCTATTCCGTCGGCCTCGGCTGTGACCTGCGCCATGCGGAGCGGCTGGTCTACAGCCGCGGCCTTGATCTCAAAGACCCCGGCGGCTTCACCCCGATCGGCACGAACTGCAAGCTGTGTCCGCGCACGGATTGTCTGCAGCGGGCCTTTCCCCAGGTCGGCACCTCGTTGCCGGTGGACGAAAATCAGCGGGGGTTTTCCCCCTATACCACCTGA
- the metE gene encoding 5-methyltetrahydropteroyltriglutamate--homocysteine S-methyltransferase, with protein MEAHVLGFPRIGRGRELKKALEAYWRGESSAEALLHCAETLREQNWRYQHDNGLSLITVGDFSLYDHMLDTACMLGMVPPRFGTINGDVDLTTYFHMARGDAQRNIPAMEMTKWFDTNYHYLVPEFSEQTTIHLASRKLLDETHQVLALGMRPKPVLIGPITFLSLSKQEEGVNRWEFLPQIIAVYCEVIKRLAPLCDWIQIDEPVLCTDLSLEAKAQAATIWQQLKQAAGPCQVLLATYFGRLDEAVPLTAAGGCDGLHFDVVRNEAHLSEFIQKLPTTMMVSAGIVDGRTVWKNDLRRSKAQLDRLREMIGDERLMIGSTSSLLHVPVDLYQEQQLDPAIKSWLAFAVQKCREVALLGHLMDGEDHEALLRGSDRIQSSRRTDSRVERPLVRQRTAQVNDAMLKRTPYALRRPQQARWLHLPLLPTTTIGSFPQTRAIRLMRRRYQRGEVSEQVYRTFMQSEIHNTVSEQETLGLDVLVHGEPERNDMVEYFGQQLDGFCFTEHGWVQSYGSRCVKPPIIYGDVSRPRPITVEWIRYAQSLTDKPMKGMVTGPVTMLCWSFVRDDLPREVVCRQLALAVRDEVQDLEQAGIRLIQIDEAALREGMPLRKDDAESYLRWAVDCFRLTSSGVADTTQIHSHMCYSDFKTILPWVAAMDADVISIEASRSNMDLLDGFRRLDYPNEIGPGIYDIHSPRVPDVTELVYLIWRALEVVSKEKLWINPDCGLKTRQWPEVREALRNMVTAAQQVRQRLEREQPSCQTGD; from the coding sequence ATGGAAGCACATGTTTTAGGTTTCCCACGCATTGGCCGTGGGCGGGAATTGAAAAAGGCCCTTGAGGCCTACTGGCGTGGCGAAAGCAGCGCCGAAGCATTATTGCATTGCGCCGAAACGCTGCGTGAGCAGAACTGGCGCTATCAGCACGATAATGGTTTATCCCTGATCACCGTCGGTGATTTTTCCCTTTATGATCACATGCTCGACACCGCCTGTATGCTCGGCATGGTGCCGCCCCGTTTCGGCACGATAAATGGCGATGTCGATCTGACCACCTACTTTCACATGGCGCGTGGCGATGCCCAACGCAATATCCCGGCCATGGAAATGACCAAGTGGTTTGATACCAATTACCACTACCTGGTCCCGGAATTTTCCGAACAAACGACGATTCACCTGGCGTCACGCAAACTGCTCGACGAAACCCATCAGGTTTTGGCTTTGGGAATGCGTCCCAAGCCGGTGCTGATCGGACCGATCACCTTTCTCTCTTTGAGCAAGCAGGAAGAGGGCGTCAATCGTTGGGAGTTCCTGCCGCAGATTATCGCCGTCTACTGCGAGGTCATCAAACGGCTGGCCCCGCTGTGCGACTGGATTCAGATCGACGAACCGGTGTTGTGCACCGACCTGTCTCTGGAGGCCAAAGCGCAGGCCGCAACAATCTGGCAACAACTCAAGCAGGCCGCCGGGCCGTGCCAAGTGTTGTTGGCCACCTATTTCGGTCGCCTGGATGAGGCGGTGCCGTTGACCGCTGCCGGCGGTTGCGATGGGCTCCATTTCGATGTAGTGCGCAATGAGGCGCACCTCTCTGAATTTATTCAGAAGTTGCCGACGACCATGATGGTTTCCGCCGGTATTGTCGACGGGCGCACCGTGTGGAAGAACGATCTGCGCCGCAGCAAGGCGCAGCTCGACCGCTTGCGGGAAATGATTGGTGACGAGCGGCTGATGATCGGCTCCACCAGTTCGCTGCTTCATGTGCCGGTGGATCTTTATCAGGAGCAGCAGCTCGACCCGGCGATCAAAAGCTGGCTGGCCTTTGCCGTGCAGAAATGCCGTGAAGTCGCGCTGTTGGGGCACCTGATGGATGGGGAAGACCACGAAGCGCTGTTGCGCGGCAGTGACCGCATCCAGTCGTCACGGCGCACCGATTCGCGCGTTGAACGGCCACTGGTGCGGCAACGCACTGCTCAGGTCAACGACGCCATGCTCAAACGCACGCCCTATGCCTTGCGTCGTCCGCAGCAGGCCCGGTGGCTGCACCTGCCGCTGTTGCCGACCACGACCATCGGCTCGTTTCCGCAAACCCGCGCCATCCGTCTCATGCGTCGTCGCTACCAGCGGGGCGAGGTCAGCGAACAGGTTTATCGCACCTTCATGCAGTCGGAGATCCATAACACCGTCAGTGAGCAGGAAACACTGGGTCTGGACGTGCTGGTCCATGGTGAGCCGGAGCGCAACGACATGGTCGAATATTTCGGCCAACAGCTGGACGGTTTCTGCTTTACGGAACACGGCTGGGTGCAAAGTTACGGCAGCCGCTGCGTCAAGCCGCCGATCATTTACGGCGATGTGTCGCGGCCACGCCCCATCACGGTCGAGTGGATTCGCTACGCCCAGAGCCTGACCGACAAACCCATGAAAGGGATGGTCACCGGCCCGGTCACCATGTTGTGCTGGAGTTTCGTTCGCGACGATCTGCCGCGCGAAGTGGTGTGCCGCCAACTGGCCCTGGCCGTACGTGATGAGGTGCAGGACCTGGAACAGGCCGGGATCCGGCTGATCCAGATCGACGAAGCCGCCCTGCGCGAAGGGATGCCGCTACGCAAGGACGACGCTGAAAGCTATCTGCGTTGGGCCGTGGACTGCTTCCGCCTCACCAGCTCGGGTGTGGCCGACACCACGCAGATTCACAGCCACATGTGCTACAGCGATTTCAAGACCATCCTGCCCTGGGTGGCGGCCATGGACGCCGATGTCATCAGCATCGAGGCCAGCCGCAGCAACATGGACCTGCTCGACGGCTTCCGTCGCCTCGACTATCCCAACGAGATCGGGCCGGGCATCTACGATATCCACAGTCCACGCGTGCCCGACGTCACGGAACTGGTCTATCTGATCTGGCGGGCTCTGGAGGTCGTGTCCAAAGAGAAACTGTGGATCAACCCCGACTGCGGCCTGAAGACCCGCCAATGGCCGGAAGTGCGCGAGGCGCTACGCAATATGGTCACAGCCGCACAGCAGGTGCGACAGCGATTGGAACGGGAGCAGCCCAGCTGTCAAACGGGAGACTGA
- a CDS encoding inorganic phosphate transporter, which produces MATEFLMVGVGILITIAIIDIVVGVSNDAVNFLNSSIGSGVATRRTIMIIASLGIIAGVTFSSGMMEVARKGIFHPEFFTMPELLTIFLAVMITDIILLDLFNTYGMPTSTTVSIVFELLGAAVVVSLLKIMSAGDGLATIANYINSAKAFTIIMGILLSVAVSFICGAVAQFFTRLLFTFDYRRRIKRYGALWGGLALTSITYFILVKGAKGASFMTAENVDWIKGNTLLLIGMIFVSSAVILQILQVMKVNILKPIVLIGTFALAMAFAANDLVNFIGVPLAGLHAFKSAMASADPLTVTMGALDKKVHSETLYLLIAGVIMVLTIWISRKSRSVSETEINLSQQDEGSERFESIALSRAIVRLVLHIFDTAKLVVPRPIRHLVSRRLDPSAAPLPTEGGTTASFDLLRASVNLMMASAVISYATSNKLPLSTTYVTFMVAMGSSFADQAWGRESAVYRITGVLTVIGGWFMTAIIAFTCAATFAAIIFYGQALGVIVLILLAAGLIYNAHRKHQAMSGEAEKEKIFNLKSVEEPHTAVATTFEHMGLLLHEIRTSLDSALEALFRENPDQLRVQRKRVKKIQRWANVISANVFKAMRILSQTGLAVSNKYPQTIRRMQKLSDGQRDIVVRAYRHVGNHHKGLLPVQIEELQQVRELLDEILTEVEETFHRRRTADLDSLRQKDMQLRTLAASLDEKQALRIHDNTSKTRLSILYYAIVGNAMMLSKQNLELLEIFDQSFGKID; this is translated from the coding sequence ATGGCAACTGAATTCCTCATGGTCGGAGTTGGAATCCTGATCACCATCGCCATCATTGACATTGTCGTCGGCGTCAGCAACGATGCGGTCAACTTCCTCAATTCATCCATCGGTTCGGGTGTCGCCACCCGCCGAACCATCATGATCATTGCCAGCCTCGGCATCATCGCCGGCGTCACCTTCTCCAGCGGCATGATGGAGGTGGCCCGTAAAGGAATTTTCCATCCGGAATTCTTTACCATGCCGGAGTTGCTGACCATCTTTCTCGCGGTCATGATCACCGACATTATCCTGCTCGACCTGTTCAACACCTACGGCATGCCGACGTCGACCACCGTCTCCATCGTCTTTGAACTGCTCGGCGCAGCCGTTGTCGTCTCGCTGCTCAAAATTATGTCCGCTGGAGACGGATTGGCGACCATCGCCAATTACATCAACTCGGCCAAAGCGTTTACCATCATCATGGGCATTCTGCTGTCCGTCGCCGTATCGTTTATCTGTGGTGCCGTCGCCCAGTTTTTCACCCGACTGCTGTTCACCTTTGACTACCGCCGACGCATCAAGCGTTACGGTGCGCTGTGGGGTGGTCTGGCTCTGACGTCCATCACCTATTTCATCCTGGTCAAAGGCGCCAAAGGCGCCTCGTTCATGACGGCGGAAAACGTCGATTGGATCAAAGGCAATACCCTGCTGCTGATCGGTATGATCTTTGTTTCCTCCGCAGTGATTCTGCAGATTCTCCAGGTGATGAAGGTCAACATTCTCAAGCCGATCGTTCTCATCGGCACCTTTGCCCTGGCCATGGCCTTTGCCGCCAACGACCTGGTTAACTTCATCGGTGTACCGCTCGCCGGTCTCCATGCGTTCAAATCCGCGATGGCCAGTGCCGATCCGCTCACCGTCACCATGGGTGCCCTGGACAAAAAAGTGCACTCGGAAACACTCTATCTGCTCATCGCCGGCGTTATCATGGTGCTGACCATCTGGATATCACGCAAATCCCGTAGTGTTTCCGAAACCGAAATCAACCTCAGCCAACAGGATGAAGGCAGTGAAAGGTTTGAATCCATCGCCCTGTCACGCGCCATTGTCCGCCTGGTACTGCATATTTTTGATACCGCCAAGCTCGTTGTTCCCAGGCCGATCCGTCACTTGGTCAGCCGCCGACTCGACCCCAGTGCTGCGCCGCTGCCGACGGAGGGTGGGACCACCGCGTCCTTTGATCTGCTGCGCGCTTCGGTCAACCTGATGATGGCCAGTGCGGTAATCTCTTATGCCACGTCCAACAAACTGCCGCTGTCCACCACCTATGTCACCTTCATGGTCGCCATGGGCAGTTCCTTTGCCGACCAGGCGTGGGGCCGCGAAAGCGCCGTCTATCGCATCACCGGCGTACTCACCGTCATCGGCGGCTGGTTTATGACGGCCATCATCGCCTTCACCTGTGCCGCCACCTTTGCCGCCATTATTTTCTACGGTCAGGCGCTCGGCGTCATTGTGCTGATTTTGCTCGCGGCCGGCCTCATCTACAACGCGCACCGTAAACATCAGGCCATGAGTGGCGAAGCGGAAAAGGAGAAAATTTTCAACCTTAAATCCGTTGAAGAGCCGCACACCGCCGTCGCCACCACCTTCGAGCACATGGGTCTGTTGCTCCATGAGATTCGCACCTCACTGGACAGCGCGCTGGAAGCCCTGTTCCGGGAAAATCCCGACCAGCTGCGCGTGCAGCGCAAGCGGGTGAAAAAAATTCAACGCTGGGCCAACGTCATCAGTGCCAACGTTTTCAAAGCCATGCGCATTCTCAGCCAGACCGGCCTAGCGGTGTCCAACAAATATCCCCAAACCATCCGTCGCATGCAAAAGCTCTCCGATGGCCAGCGCGATATTGTCGTCCGTGCCTACCGTCATGTCGGCAACCACCACAAAGGCTTGCTGCCGGTACAGATTGAAGAGTTGCAACAGGTGCGTGAATTGCTCGACGAAATTCTCACGGAAGTGGAAGAGACCTTCCATCGCCGGCGCACCGCCGACCTCGACAGCCTGCGTCAGAAAGACATGCAACTGAGGACCTTGGCCGCCAGCCTGGATGAGAAACAAGCGCTGCGTATTCACGACAACACGTCGAAAACGCGCCTGAGTATTCTCTACTACGCCATCGTCGGCAATGCGATGATGTTATCGAAACAAAACCTTGAACTGCTGGAAATTTTCGACCAGTCGTTCGGGAAAATCGATTAA
- the hcp gene encoding hydroxylamine reductase: MENMFCYQCEQAANGGCSKIGVCGKQPDVAALQDLLIYALKGIAFWADKARACNKKDAEIDRFMIDGLFATVTNVDFDAAAIEKLIRRAATLKDKAAALVGPLAMSLPEAATWEPAMDQAGLVAQGTIHGVKDPALDADVLSTQQILIYGMKGYAAYSHHALVIGLEEEEIYAFTHRALAATLDASLGLMDYVNLCMECGRINLVTMQLLDQANTGSYGHPVPTAVNLGTKAGKAILVSGHDLRMLEELLKQTEGKGINIYTHGEMLPAHGYPELKKYRHLAGNFGGAWQDQAKEFADFPGAIIFNTNCIQKPAQSYKDRLFTWGLVEWPDVPHIDGWDFSAVIDKAQACSGFDDAPGKEILVGFGHNAVMGVADKVIEAVKAGDIRHFFLVGGCDGAKTGRNYYTEFAEKVPEDCVILTLACGKYRFNKRDFGDIGGIPRLLDIGQCNDAYSAIQIAVALAGAFECDVNDLPLSMILSWYEQKAVAILLTLLHLGIKNIKLGPTLPAFITPNVLNFLVENFNLSPITTAEQDLEQILG, encoded by the coding sequence ATGGAAAATATGTTTTGCTATCAATGTGAACAAGCCGCCAACGGCGGCTGCTCCAAGATCGGTGTTTGCGGCAAGCAACCCGATGTTGCGGCCCTGCAGGATCTTCTCATCTATGCCCTGAAAGGGATCGCCTTCTGGGCGGACAAAGCGCGGGCCTGTAACAAAAAGGATGCAGAGATCGACCGCTTCATGATCGATGGTTTGTTTGCCACGGTCACCAATGTGGATTTTGACGCTGCCGCGATTGAAAAACTGATCCGCCGGGCGGCAACCTTGAAAGATAAAGCGGCAGCGCTGGTCGGTCCGCTTGCTATGTCACTCCCCGAAGCCGCCACGTGGGAACCCGCCATGGATCAAGCCGGACTCGTTGCACAGGGAACGATTCACGGCGTGAAAGACCCGGCACTGGATGCCGATGTGCTTTCCACCCAACAGATCCTTATTTACGGCATGAAAGGCTATGCCGCTTACTCCCACCATGCTCTGGTCATCGGCCTGGAAGAGGAAGAAATTTATGCTTTCACCCACCGCGCCCTGGCCGCTACGCTCGATGCCTCACTGGGGCTGATGGATTACGTCAACCTGTGCATGGAATGCGGTCGTATCAACCTGGTGACCATGCAACTGCTCGACCAAGCCAATACCGGCAGCTATGGCCATCCGGTACCGACAGCGGTCAACCTCGGCACCAAAGCCGGTAAAGCGATTCTGGTCTCCGGTCACGACTTGCGGATGCTCGAAGAGTTGCTCAAGCAGACCGAAGGCAAAGGGATCAACATCTACACCCACGGAGAGATGCTTCCCGCCCACGGCTATCCGGAACTGAAAAAGTACCGCCACCTGGCCGGTAACTTCGGTGGCGCCTGGCAGGATCAAGCCAAGGAATTTGCTGATTTTCCCGGTGCCATCATCTTCAACACCAACTGCATTCAAAAGCCGGCTCAATCCTACAAGGATCGTCTGTTTACCTGGGGACTGGTGGAATGGCCTGACGTGCCGCACATCGACGGCTGGGACTTCTCCGCCGTCATCGACAAGGCGCAAGCCTGCAGCGGATTTGACGACGCCCCCGGCAAAGAAATTCTGGTCGGCTTTGGTCACAACGCGGTCATGGGTGTGGCGGATAAGGTGATTGAGGCGGTCAAAGCGGGCGATATTCGCCACTTCTTCCTCGTCGGCGGCTGCGACGGCGCCAAAACCGGCCGCAATTACTACACCGAATTTGCCGAGAAGGTCCCCGAGGATTGTGTCATCCTCACCCTGGCCTGCGGGAAATATCGCTTCAACAAGCGCGACTTCGGTGATATCGGCGGCATTCCCCGCCTGCTCGACATCGGCCAGTGCAATGATGCTTACAGTGCCATTCAGATCGCCGTGGCCCTGGCCGGAGCCTTTGAGTGCGATGTCAATGACCTGCCGCTGTCGATGATTCTGTCCTGGTACGAGCAGAAAGCCGTGGCCATTCTGCTGACACTGCTGCATCTGGGCATCAAGAACATCAAGCTGGGTCCGACTCTTCCGGCGTTTATTACCCCGAATGTGCTTAACTTTTTGGTTGAGAACTTCAACCTCAGCCCGATCACTACAGCCGAGCAAGATTTGGAGCAGATACTCGGATAA
- a CDS encoding response regulator receiver protein: protein MLPVIIAYQSPAETKALLQCVEQAGCIAKPVATLNDAIDVLREEETAIMLLGKTFEGSCALDVIPIFRYLHKHLKIILLADDATVGFLRQARAAGIFYHAMEPHDEEDCQELQLALECAREACEKQEKSLWKKLAPMFGGAG from the coding sequence ATGTTACCCGTGATTATTGCCTACCAGTCTCCGGCTGAAACCAAAGCACTGCTGCAGTGCGTTGAACAGGCCGGGTGTATTGCCAAACCGGTTGCCACACTCAATGACGCCATTGATGTGCTGCGCGAAGAGGAAACAGCCATCATGCTGCTGGGCAAGACCTTTGAAGGCAGTTGTGCGCTGGATGTGATTCCGATCTTCCGCTATCTGCACAAGCATCTGAAAATCATCCTGTTGGCCGATGATGCGACGGTCGGCTTCTTACGTCAGGCACGGGCGGCGGGAATTTTCTATCACGCCATGGAGCCGCACGACGAAGAGGATTGCCAGGAACTGCAACTGGCGCTGGAATGCGCACGCGAAGCCTGTGAGAAGCAGGAAAAAAGTTTATGGAAAAAACTGGCGCCGATGTTCGGTGGTGCCGGTTAA